From the genome of Acidimicrobiales bacterium:
AACCCGACGTACACGGGCATCACGCCTGAGTTCTGGGGATCGCTGGACCGGTTGGGCGGCCCCGGCGAATGGGCGTTCTGGGGGACCCCGAACTGTGGCAAGGGCCAGCCGAGCCAGGTGGGCCACACGGGTCATCCGGCGGTGCCGGCCAGGTTTCGTGGCGTGCGGGTCGGAGTGGCGGGTTGAGCGCCGAGCTCGCCGTCTGCGACAGGGCGCTCGAGATCGTCGGCCCTTCGGGCGCGGCCGAGGTGCGGGTGTCGACGGGGAGGCGCTCGCTCACCCGTTTCGCCAACTCCCTGATCCATCAGAACGTCGCCGAGGAGAAGTGCTCCGTCACTCTGACCCTGATCGCCGACGGCCGGCTGGCCCGGGCGAGCACCAACCGGGTGGACGACGATGCCCTGCGAGCGCTGGTGGAGCGCACCCGGGAGGCCGCCCGACTCCGGCCTCCCGATCCGGACTGGCCCGGCCTGGCCCCTCGCGCGCCGGTCGCCCCCGTTGACCACTACGACCGGGCGACCGACGAGGCCTCGCCTCGACAGCGGGCCGAGGTGGTTGCCGCCTTCCTGGCCGCGGGAGCCGGGATGTCGGGGGCGGGGTACTGCCAGACGACCAGCGAGGTGACGGGCTTCGCCAACACCGACGGCCAGCGGCTCGCCGGCCGGTCCACGCAAGCCACGATCGACGGCATCCTCCGGCTCGGGTCCGCCGACGGGAGTGGTGCCCAGACGGCAGTCGACCTGGCCTCGCTGGACGGGGCCGGGGCAGGCGAGGCCGCCGCCTCGCGGGCGGCGCTCGGTGCCGAGGCGATCGAGCTGCCGCCGGGCCGCTACGAGGTGATCCTGGAGCCCGCATGTGTGGCTGACATCTGCCAGTTCCTCGTCGGCTACGGCTTCAACGCCAAGATGCACGCTGATGGGCGGTCGTTCGTGCACGTGGGCGAGGCGCAGTTCGACGCCGCCGTGAGCCTCTGGGACGACGCCACCGACGACCGGGCCGTGGGCCTCGGCTTCGACGCCGAGGGCACTCCCAAGCGACGGATGCCCATGGTGGAGGCGGGGGTGTCGGTGGGACTGGTTCACGACCGCCGCACGGCTGCCAAGGCGGGGACCACCTCGACCGGCCACGCCATCGGAGGCGGGGAGCGGTTCGGCGCCTACCCGACGAACCTCTTCCTCGGCGCCGCCGGCGATGCCGGTTCCGGGGGCGCGCCGGCGAGCCGGGGCAGCCGGGACGAGGTCGTGGGGGCTGTGACGAGGGGGCTGCTGGTGACCGACTTCTGGTACACCCGCATCCTCGACCCCAAGACCCAGGTCGTGACCGGCCTGACCCGCAACGGGCTCTTCCTCGTCGAAGACGGACAGGTGACCCGGGGTGTGCGCAACCTTCGCTTCACCCAGTCGTATGCCGGCGCCGTGGCGCCTGGCCACATCAAGGCGATCGCTCCGGACGCCCGCCTCGTCAACAGCAGCGCCTTCGTGCCCAGCCTGCACCTCGCCTCGTGGAACTTCACCGGGGGCGCCAGGGGCTGAGGATCGGCTCGGGCTCAAACACGCCTGATCGCTGCAGTTCGGTGACCGAGAGCCCGGCAGAGCGAACCTGCAGCGACTGGGTGCGCTCTGCGCGCCCAGTCGCGACAAGGTCGTCCGAGCGGGGGTAGCGGCCCCAACCGAGGAACCGCGGCGAAGCCGCCAGGAGAACGGTACCGTCCAAACCGTGGCGATCCCCGACGAGGCCGTCGCCCAGGTGCGGGCGGCGACCGACCTCGTGGCCCTGGCGGGCGAGCATGTCGCCCTGCGCCGGCAGGGCCGGCGCTGGGTCGGCCTGTGCCCGTTCCATTCCGAGAAGACGCCGTCGTTCACGGTGAACGGAGAGGAAGGCCTCTACTACTGCTTCGGGTGCCAGGCCGCCGGCGACGCCATCAGCTTCGTGCGGGCCGTCGAGCACCTTGACTTCGTGGAGGCGGTCGAGCGGCTGGCCGGGCGGACCGGCATCACGATTCAGCACGAGGACGCCGGCGGCGGACGGGAGCGCAAGCGCCGTGACCGACTCCAGGCTGCGATGGGCGCCGCCGTGGAGTGGTACCACGAGCGACTGCTCCACCACCCCGACGGTGGCCGGGCCCGCGACTACCTGCGCTCTCGCGGCTACGACGCGTCGACGGTGCGGGCGTTCTCGCTGGGCTGGGCGCCCGACGACTGGGATGCGCTCGCTCGGGCGCTCGAGGTGCCGGGGGAGGTGCTGGCCGACGCGGGACTCGGTTTCGTCAACCGCGTAGGACGTCAGCAGGACGCGTTCCGGGCCAGGGTGCTGTTCCCGATCTTCGACGCCGGTGGTCGTCCCGTTGCCTTCGGCGGGCGCGTCCTCCCGGCCCGTGACGTCGGCGGCGGCACGGAGGGCCCCAAGTACAAGAACTCGCCCGAGTCGCCGATCTACTCGAAGCGACGCACCCTGTACGGGCTCAACTGGGCCAAGGGCGAGGTCGTGCAATCCGGAGAAGCGATCGTCTGCGAGGGCTATACCGACGTCATCGCCCTGTTCGGGATCGGGCTTCGCCGCGCTGTGGCCACTTGCGGCACCGCGCTCGGTGAGGACCACTTCCAGATCCTGCGTCGATTCGCCCGACGCGTCGTGCTGGCCTATGACGCTGACACGGCGGGGCAGACCGCTGCCGACCGGGTGTACGAATGGGAACGTCGCCACGAGGTCGATGTGGCGGTTGCCGACATGCCATCAGGCACTGACCCCGCCGAGATGGCGAGGACCGATCCGGACGGCTTGCGGACCGCCATCGAGGAGGCCAAGCCCTTCTTGTCCTTTCGTCTGGAACGGGCACTGTCTGAGGCCGACCTGCGTAGTGCCGAGGGTCGGGCCAAGGCTGCCGAGGCGTCGCTGATCGTGATTGCCGAACATCCGAGCGATCTCGTGCGCGACCAGTACGTGATGAATGTGGCCGACCGTTGTCGCATCGACGCGGATCGGTTGCGCTCCCGACTCGACGAGCTCCGGCGCGAGAAGACGCGCCACACGACCGCGACGAGACGAGCGGGCCGGTCCGGTTCGCACCAGGCGGTTGGTCGCGCTGGCGACGACGACTCAGACGGCGCGTCGCGCGTTCCCGACCCTGATCGCCGACCGCGTGGGCGTCCAGTCGCGGATCACGACGGACCGGGGATCGAGGCGTTACGCCTAGCCGTTCACCGCCCGGAAGAGGTCGCCGACCGTCTCGAGGCCGTGCTTTTTTCGAACGCGATTCAGCGCGCTGGATTCGAGGCTCTGGCTTCGTCGGCCACCTTGCACGAGGCGATCGATCGGGCCGAGCCTGCCGCCGCAGCGCTCCTCGAGCGCCTCGCTGTCGAGGACACCGATGCCAATGCCGACGAGGTGGTGACGCGATTGGTGGAGCTGGCCGCCCTGCGTGCGCTGGCCGAGCTCGAATCCGACGCCCGCGCGTCGGAAACTCGCTTTCTCGAGCTTGCGCCGCTCACCACGTGGCTCCGCCTCAAGATCGAGGAATTGCGCCAACCCGCTACCGCCGTCGAAACGGTGAACGGGTTGCTACCCTGGCTTGTGGAATCGGTGCGGGAGGACGCGTGAGCGAAGCGGTACCAGCACTGTCCATATCGGACGGTGTGCCGGAGGGGGGGCTAACCCGGCTCCTGGAGCGGGGCAGAGCTCATGGCGTCCTGACGCAGGATGACCTGATGTCAGTGGTGAAGAGCGTCGAGCTCAGCGCCCCCCTGATCGACGCGCTCATCAGCAGGGTCAAGGCCGAGGGGATCAGGTACGTCGACGATCACGCCGACCACGGTGAGGACGATGTCGGTGACAACGGGCGGAACGGGGTAGCGGCGCCCCCCAAAGGGGGGGTCGTCCCTAGCGCTTCGTCGCACGACCGTCTGACCCCGCACCACACGTCCAGCCGCCAAGGTGTCGAAGCGGTGCCGGTGCCCGATCGTGCGCCGGCGCCTCCGCCGATTGACCTTTCTGGAGACGCAGGCGCGGCGATCGATCCGGTGCGCACCTACCTCCGGGAGATCGGAAAGGTGCCGCTGCTCACGGCCGAGCTCGAGGTGGTGCTCGCGCGTCGTATCGAGAAGGGCCTTGCCGCCGCCGAGCGCATCGCCGAGCTCGAGGAGCGCCACGGTCCCGACGGCGTGCCGCGCGAGACGCTGAGAAAGCAGCGCCGTCTTGTAGTCAGCGGATCGGAGGCCAAGGACCTCTTGGTCGAGGCCAACCTCCGTCTGGTCGTGTCGATCGCCAAGCGGTACCGCAACCGGGGCATGGCCTTCCTGGACCTGATCCAGGAGGGCAATCTGGGCCTCATGCGGGCGGTCGAGAAGTTCGATTACACGAGGGGCTTCAAGTTCTCGACCTACGCCACGTGGTGGATCCGCCAGGCGATCACCAGAGCGATCGCCGATCAGGCTCGCACCATCCGCATCCCGGTCCACATGGTGGAGACCATCAACAAGGTGGCGCGAGCGCAGCGCCAGCTGCTCCAGGAGCTCGGTCGTGAGCCGAACATCGACGAGCTGGCACTGCGGCTCGAGCTGGCCGTGGAGCGGGTCCGTGACATCCAGCGCATCAACCAGGACACGGTGTCCCTCGAGCAGCCGATGGGAGACGAGGAGGATTTCAGCCTCTCCGACGTCATCGAGGACCAGGGCGCCGTCGTGCCGCCCGACGCCGCCACGCGGGTGCTGCTCAACGAGGCAGTGAAGAAGGCTCTCTCGGAGCTGAGCCCACGCGAGCAGGACATCGTGCGCCTCCGCTTCGGGCTGGAGGACGGTCACATTCGGACGCTGGAAGAGGTGGGCCGGGCGTTCGGGGTCACGCGGGAGCGGATACGCCAGATCGAGGCCAAGACCCTCGCCAAGCTGCGCCACCCCATGCGGAGCCAGCCGCTCCGCGACTATCTCGACGCCGAGTGAGCGACCCTCAGGTCGGCGTCTCGGCGTCCTTCGAGCCCGCGCCATCTGTCGACTTGGTCCCGACGACGTCGCGTGCCCTCTCCCGGCCGAGGTCGACAACCGCCCGTGCCTTGCCCGCCGCCCCTTCGAGGGCGTTCGAGTCCTGGGCCTGGCGCAGCATCCGATTGATCTGCTCGTAGCGTTCACGACCCGCCATGGCTCCGAGGTAGTAGCCGATGGCGAAGCCGCTGATGAACCCGATACGTAGTCTCATGGTTCCTTCATACTCCTTGGGAGCGAGCCTCGGGGCCCGGACCCAAGCGTATCGTCGCTGCTGGGGGCCATCGTGGGGCAAACTGGAGCGCTGCTAGGGTCGAGTCGTTCCGGGGTAGCTCAATCGGCAGAGCGGGTGGCTGTTAACCACTAGGTTGCGAGTTCGAGTCTCGCCCCCGGAGCTCGCCGCATCGCAGCCAGTCGGGCCGGTAGCTCAGTGGTCAGAGCACGGGACTCATAATCCCTTGGTCGCAGGTTCGATCCCTGCCCGGCCCACGACCGTCAGTATTTCAGCATCGTTCGGCGGTGACAGCGTTAGTTACTTGTCGCCGCATGACTGCTGTCATGCCGGTCTTCAGAGACCAGACAGACTCCGACCTAGCTCTCCACGGCCCCGACGAGCTCGGTCATCAGCTCCTTGACTCGCCTGTCGATCTCCTCGCGGATGGGCCGGATCTCCTCGACGCTCTTGCCGGCGGGGTCAGGTAGATCCCAGTCGAGGTACCGCTTGCCCAAGAAGACCGGACAGGCGTCGCCGCATCCCATGGTGACGATGACATCGGCCGCTCGGGCTGCCTCGTCGGTGAGGGGCTTTGGGAACTCCTCGGACACGTCGAGGCCGATCTCGTGCATGGCTGCAACCACGGCCCCGTTGACCTTTGACGCCGGCTCGCTTCCGGCCGAGGTGACCCGGACCCGTCCGTGAGCATGATGGTCGAGCAAGGCAGCTGCCATCTTTGAGCGTCCCGCATTGTGGACGCAAACGAACAGAACCTCTGGGGTCTTGGCCATCGTCACCTATCGAGGAACTCGGCCACGAGCCGTCGAATGAGCTGAGGCGGCAACGGTCAGCTGGAGGCTGGTGCTTGGCTGGCCAGATCGGGACGGGCCGCACAACAGGCCGCTACCGAGGACGCTGCAGGCTCGGTGGTGCGCTCGCCAGCGGGGACGTCGGCGTCGTCGAGCACCGTGTAGATCTCCCACGGTGCCCCGTCGGGGTCATCGACCCACACCTTGTCCTGTACGGCGTAGCAGCACGAGACTCCCTCCTCGCTCGTGGTCGGTAGCCCCTCCCCGGCCAGGCGGGCCTGGGCGGCGGTGACCGCGGCGGTGTCCTCGACCTCGATACCGAGGTGGTTGAGGGAGGCGGGCTGGCCCGAACCTTCGATGAGGATCAGCTTGAGGGCGGGCTCGGCCACGGCGAAGTTGGCATAGCCGGGCCGCAGCTTGGCTGGCTCCGTCGCTAACAGCTTGGAGTAAAACGCGACCGCGCCGTCGAGGTCCGATACGTTGAGAGCGAGCTGAACCCGGGGCATCAGGCCTCCTGGTAGATTGAAGTTTGTCGATCTGCAGCATGGACTATTGATCGACGTGTGTCAATAGGAGGCTCGATGCCGACCAGGCAAGCGGTTCGGAGGGCGACCTCCTCGGACGATCTGTGCTGCTCGTCTCTCGTCGAGGCCCCGCTCGCCGAGTCCGAGGCGATCGAGCTGGCACGGGTGCTCGCCGCCTTGGCGGACCCGGTGCGCCTCCGCCTCTATTCGCTCGTGGCCGCGGAGACAGAGATCTGCTCCTGCGACCTGGAGCGACCTCTGGGCAAGAGCCAGCCCACCGTCTCCCATCACACGAAGATCCTCGCCGAGGCCGGGCTGATCGTCGGGGAGAAACGAGGGCGCTGGACGTGGTGGCGGGTGGTCCCCCGTCACCTCGCCGCTGTTCGTCGGGCGCTGGGAGGCTAACCCGGCTGGACCGGCTGAGCCCGATGATCAATCGGCGTGGAGCTCAAGGCCGCAGTCCTCGTCGCCGAGGCGGGCGCCCCCACCGTGCATCAACGTGAACCAGACCGTCGTCCCCGCAGATGACTCTGCCGGGACGACGCCCCAGTCGTCCGACATGGCCTCGACGATCCGAAGCCCGCGACCAGAAAGGTCGGTAGGGCGCGGGGAGCGTATGGTCGGCTCGCCCCCTCCGCGGTCGGTCACATCGACACGAACCCTCCGACTGTCATCCTCGATGCTGACGCTGAAGCCGCCCGGCGTGAAGCGGATGCAGTTCGACGCAAGCTCGGAGACCATCAGGACGATAGCCTCCAGTCCCTCTCGCGGGAGCTGGGGGAGTGCGTCTGTGGCAAAGCGGCGCGCCGCCCCGACAGAGGTCGGCTCTGCTACAAAGCTCCGGGTGGATGTCA
Proteins encoded in this window:
- a CDS encoding metallopeptidase TldD-related protein codes for the protein MSAELAVCDRALEIVGPSGAAEVRVSTGRRSLTRFANSLIHQNVAEEKCSVTLTLIADGRLARASTNRVDDDALRALVERTREAARLRPPDPDWPGLAPRAPVAPVDHYDRATDEASPRQRAEVVAAFLAAGAGMSGAGYCQTTSEVTGFANTDGQRLAGRSTQATIDGILRLGSADGSGAQTAVDLASLDGAGAGEAAASRAALGAEAIELPPGRYEVILEPACVADICQFLVGYGFNAKMHADGRSFVHVGEAQFDAAVSLWDDATDDRAVGLGFDAEGTPKRRMPMVEAGVSVGLVHDRRTAAKAGTTSTGHAIGGGERFGAYPTNLFLGAAGDAGSGGAPASRGSRDEVVGAVTRGLLVTDFWYTRILDPKTQVVTGLTRNGLFLVEDGQVTRGVRNLRFTQSYAGAVAPGHIKAIAPDARLVNSSAFVPSLHLASWNFTGGARG
- the dnaG gene encoding DNA primase; translation: MAIPDEAVAQVRAATDLVALAGEHVALRRQGRRWVGLCPFHSEKTPSFTVNGEEGLYYCFGCQAAGDAISFVRAVEHLDFVEAVERLAGRTGITIQHEDAGGGRERKRRDRLQAAMGAAVEWYHERLLHHPDGGRARDYLRSRGYDASTVRAFSLGWAPDDWDALARALEVPGEVLADAGLGFVNRVGRQQDAFRARVLFPIFDAGGRPVAFGGRVLPARDVGGGTEGPKYKNSPESPIYSKRRTLYGLNWAKGEVVQSGEAIVCEGYTDVIALFGIGLRRAVATCGTALGEDHFQILRRFARRVVLAYDADTAGQTAADRVYEWERRHEVDVAVADMPSGTDPAEMARTDPDGLRTAIEEAKPFLSFRLERALSEADLRSAEGRAKAAEASLIVIAEHPSDLVRDQYVMNVADRCRIDADRLRSRLDELRREKTRHTTATRRAGRSGSHQAVGRAGDDDSDGASRVPDPDRRPRGRPVADHDGPGIEALRLAVHRPEEVADRLEAVLFSNAIQRAGFEALASSATLHEAIDRAEPAAAALLERLAVEDTDANADEVVTRLVELAALRALAELESDARASETRFLELAPLTTWLRLKIEELRQPATAVETVNGLLPWLVESVREDA
- the rpoD gene encoding RNA polymerase sigma factor RpoD; this translates as MPEGGLTRLLERGRAHGVLTQDDLMSVVKSVELSAPLIDALISRVKAEGIRYVDDHADHGEDDVGDNGRNGVAAPPKGGVVPSASSHDRLTPHHTSSRQGVEAVPVPDRAPAPPPIDLSGDAGAAIDPVRTYLREIGKVPLLTAELEVVLARRIEKGLAAAERIAELEERHGPDGVPRETLRKQRRLVVSGSEAKDLLVEANLRLVVSIAKRYRNRGMAFLDLIQEGNLGLMRAVEKFDYTRGFKFSTYATWWIRQAITRAIADQARTIRIPVHMVETINKVARAQRQLLQELGREPNIDELALRLELAVERVRDIQRINQDTVSLEQPMGDEEDFSLSDVIEDQGAVVPPDAATRVLLNEAVKKALSELSPREQDIVRLRFGLEDGHIRTLEEVGRAFGVTRERIRQIEAKTLAKLRHPMRSQPLRDYLDAE
- a CDS encoding arsenate reductase ArsC produces the protein MAKTPEVLFVCVHNAGRSKMAAALLDHHAHGRVRVTSAGSEPASKVNGAVVAAMHEIGLDVSEEFPKPLTDEAARAADVIVTMGCGDACPVFLGKRYLDWDLPDPAGKSVEEIRPIREEIDRRVKELMTELVGAVES
- a CDS encoding ArsI/CadI family heavy metal resistance metalloenzyme, giving the protein MPRVQLALNVSDLDGAVAFYSKLLATEPAKLRPGYANFAVAEPALKLILIEGSGQPASLNHLGIEVEDTAAVTAAQARLAGEGLPTTSEEGVSCCYAVQDKVWVDDPDGAPWEIYTVLDDADVPAGERTTEPAASSVAACCAARPDLASQAPASS
- a CDS encoding metalloregulator ArsR/SmtB family transcription factor, which translates into the protein MPTRQAVRRATSSDDLCCSSLVEAPLAESEAIELARVLAALADPVRLRLYSLVAAETEICSCDLERPLGKSQPTVSHHTKILAEAGLIVGEKRGRWTWWRVVPRHLAAVRRALGG
- a CDS encoding ATP-binding protein, coding for MTSTRSFVAEPTSVGAARRFATDALPQLPREGLEAIVLMVSELASNCIRFTPGGFSVSIEDDSRRVRVDVTDRGGGEPTIRSPRPTDLSGRGLRIVEAMSDDWGVVPAESSAGTTVWFTLMHGGGARLGDEDCGLELHAD